The Punica granatum isolate Tunisia-2019 chromosome 4, ASM765513v2, whole genome shotgun sequence genome has a window encoding:
- the LOC116206011 gene encoding putative laccase-9 isoform X1: MGHFPSSGSGDMISFLVLLGGCFCSVMMILSPVARADVHYYDFVLKETNLTRLCLNKTVMTVNDSFPGPVISVHRGDTAYVNLHNHADFGITIHWHGVKQPRNPWSDGPVYITQCPIEPGKNFTYEIIFTREIGTLWWHAHSDWTRATVHGAIVILPSEGMGYPFPEPDGEEVVVISSWHKVDIDPDVEEEDTIEDIALPSSSAYTINGQPGDFCNCSKESTYHWLVDPGKTYLIHLVNGVMDVEMFFAIGHHNLTVVGMDGSYVKPLDTSYVMISPGQTMDILVTTNQPAGRYYMAARQFDTERPDIQADTDRQNATAILQYTGSYPNTSVPYFPAALPTYGDLTAGYSFRSRIRSLASKEYPIDVPKNITTHMYVVAAVDYIYRTNESGTTNVTAASLNNASWWNPPLDILMAYYRNVSGIYTADFPDKPPNYYNFAADELPDLITTPATKVKVLDYNEEVEIVLQGTDGIKHSTDHPMHLHGYAFYVVGYGHGNFNNETDPLGFNLIDPPEQNTVSLPKQGWTAIRFRASNPGVWLWHCHFDKHYTWGMNTVFIVKNGGTPETSVKGPPAYMPPCKSSALRLQKAGNSISGNTEEE, encoded by the exons ATGGGTCATTTCCCGAGTTCGGGTTCCGGTGACATGATATCGTTTCTTGTCCTCCTGGGTGGTTGCTTCTGCTCGGTGATGATGATACTCTCCCCTGTGGCTCGGGCCGATGTCCATTACTATGATTTTGTG CTGAAGGAGACAAACCTCACTAGGTTGTGTCTCAACAAGACCGTGATGACGGTGAACGACAGCTTTCCTGGTCCGGTCATCAGCGTCCACAGAGGGGACACTGCTTATGTAAATCTCCACAACCATGCTGATTTTGGGATCACGATTCACTG GCATGGTGTTAAACAGCCGAGGAATCCCTGGTCCGATGGTCCTGTCTACATCACACAGTGCCCGATTGAACCGGGCAAAAACTTTACTTACGAAATTATATTCACTCGAGAGATAGGGACGCTTTGGTGGCATGCCCACAGTGATTGGACTCGGGCGACCGTTCATGGCGCAATCGTTATCTTACCTTCCGAGGGGATGGGCTATCCATTTCCAGAACCGGATGGGGAAGAAGTCGTCGTAATAT CATCATGGCACAAAGTCGACATTGATCCGGACGTTGAAGAAGAGGACACCATAGAGGATATTGCACTGCCCAGTTCTAGTGCTTACACGATTAACGGTCAGCCTGGAGATTTTTGCAATTGCTCAAAAG AATCCACGTACCACTGGTTGGTCGATCCTGGAAAAACATACCTCATCCATCTGGTCAATGGagtcatggatgtggagatGTTCTTCGCAATCGGTCATCACAACCTCACCGTGGTTGGGATGGACGGATCGTATGTAAAACCCTTAGACACAAGCTACGTGATGATAAGCCCGGGACAGACCATGGATATCCTGGTCACGACGAACCAGCCTGCAGGCCGGTACTATATGGCTGCCAGACAGTTCGACACTGAAAGGCCAGACATCCAAGCAGATACTGACCGTCAGAATGCTACTGCTATTCTTCAGTACACAGGCAGCTATCCCAACACCTCGGTGCCTTACTTCCCGGCTGCCCTGCCAACATATGGGGACCTTACTGCGGGTTATAGTTTCAGGAGTCGAATCAGAAGCTTAGCAAGTAAAGAGTACCCTATAGATGTCCCGAAGAACATAACCACTCATATGTACGTTGTTGCTGCGGTGGATTATATCTATCGGACAAATGAATCAGGCACCACTAATGTGACTGCGGCGAGCTTGAACAACGCGTCTTGGTGGAACCCACCTCTCGATATCCTGATGGCTTACTACAG GAACGTAAGTGGGATTTATACCGCTGATTTTCCAGATAAGCCCCCAAACTACTACAACTTCGCGGCTGATGAACTGCCAGATTTAATTACAACCCCGGCGACTAAGGTCAAGGTTCTGGACTACAACGAGGAAGTCGAGATTGTTCTCCAAGGGACTGATGGTATTAAACACTCCACGGATCACCCTATGCATCTGCATGGGTATGCATTTTATGTGGTCGGATATGGTCATGGAAATTTCAACAATGAGACCGACCCTCTGGGCTTCAATCTGATCGATCCCCCGGAGCAGAACACAGTCTCTCTCCCTAAGCAAGGGTGGACTGCAATCAGATTTCGAGCCAGTAATCCCG GAGTTTGGTTGTGGCACTGCCACTTCGATAAGCATTACACCTGGGGAATGAACACGGTGTTCATAGTGAAGAACGGTGGAACACCGGAGACGAGTGTTAAGGGGCCCCCGGCATACATGCCTCCTTGCAAGAGCTCGGCACTCCGACTTCAGAAAGCCGGCAATTCCATTTCAGGCAATacagaagaagaataa
- the LOC116202232 gene encoding uncharacterized protein LOC116202232 isoform X1, which yields MESHVDRILWTQDQISSRVSELAAEITADFAAAEPPPVVVAVATGAFLFVADLVRRIPLPIAVDFVRAESYGSGTESSGAPTISLDLKINVRGRHVILVEDIIDTGNTLSSLITHLQAKGASSVSVCAFLDKPARRKVHFQLVGEGKFYRGFECPDYFIIGYGMDFAEMYRNLPYIGILKPEYYS from the exons ATGGAATCTCACGTGGACCGAATTCTGTGGACCCAGGACCAAATTTCCTCCCGGGTCTCCGAGCTCGCTGCCGAAATCACCGCCGACTTCGCGGCCGCGGAGCCGCCTCCGGTCGTCGTCGCCGTGGCCACGGGGGCGTTCCTCTTCGTCGCCGACCTCGTCAGGCGGATTCCCCTGCCAATTGCCGTCGATTTCGTCCGGGCCGAGTCGTACGGGTCCGGGACCGAGTCCAGTGGGGCCCCCACCATCTCGCTCGACCTCAAGATCAATGTCAGGGGCAGGCACGTTATCCTG GTTGAGGACATTATAGATACAGGGAACACACTGTCATCCCTTATCACACACCTGCAAGCAAAGGGAGCTTCCTCTGTCTCGGTTTGTGCCTTTCTCGATAAACCGGCGAGGAGAAAGGTTCATTTTCAGTTGGTGGGTGAAGGAAAATTCTACCGAGGATTTGAG TGCCCAGATTATTTCATTATCGGGTACGGGATGGACTTTGCAGAAATGTACAGGAATTTGCCTTACATTGGCATTTTGAAGCCGGAGTACTACAGCTGA
- the LOC116202232 gene encoding uncharacterized protein LOC116202232 isoform X2, whose product MESHVDRILWTQDQISSRVSELAAEITADFAAAEPPPVVVAVATGAFLFVADLVRRIPLPIAVDFVRAESYGSGTESSGAPTISLDLKINVRGRHVILVEDIIDTGNTLSSLITHLQAKGASSVSVCAFLDKPARRKVHFQLVGEGKFYRGFEKCTGICLTLAF is encoded by the exons ATGGAATCTCACGTGGACCGAATTCTGTGGACCCAGGACCAAATTTCCTCCCGGGTCTCCGAGCTCGCTGCCGAAATCACCGCCGACTTCGCGGCCGCGGAGCCGCCTCCGGTCGTCGTCGCCGTGGCCACGGGGGCGTTCCTCTTCGTCGCCGACCTCGTCAGGCGGATTCCCCTGCCAATTGCCGTCGATTTCGTCCGGGCCGAGTCGTACGGGTCCGGGACCGAGTCCAGTGGGGCCCCCACCATCTCGCTCGACCTCAAGATCAATGTCAGGGGCAGGCACGTTATCCTG GTTGAGGACATTATAGATACAGGGAACACACTGTCATCCCTTATCACACACCTGCAAGCAAAGGGAGCTTCCTCTGTCTCGGTTTGTGCCTTTCTCGATAAACCGGCGAGGAGAAAGGTTCATTTTCAGTTGGTGGGTGAAGGAAAATTCTACCGAGGATTTGAG AAATGTACAGGAATTTGCCTTACATTGGCATTTTGA
- the LOC116206011 gene encoding laccase-21-like isoform X2 — translation MSITMILCLQLKETNLTRLCLNKTVMTVNDSFPGPVISVHRGDTAYVNLHNHADFGITIHWHGVKQPRNPWSDGPVYITQCPIEPGKNFTYEIIFTREIGTLWWHAHSDWTRATVHGAIVILPSEGMGYPFPEPDGEEVVVISSWHKVDIDPDVEEEDTIEDIALPSSSAYTINGQPGDFCNCSKESTYHWLVDPGKTYLIHLVNGVMDVEMFFAIGHHNLTVVGMDGSYVKPLDTSYVMISPGQTMDILVTTNQPAGRYYMAARQFDTERPDIQADTDRQNATAILQYTGSYPNTSVPYFPAALPTYGDLTAGYSFRSRIRSLASKEYPIDVPKNITTHMYVVAAVDYIYRTNESGTTNVTAASLNNASWWNPPLDILMAYYRNVSGIYTADFPDKPPNYYNFAADELPDLITTPATKVKVLDYNEEVEIVLQGTDGIKHSTDHPMHLHGYAFYVVGYGHGNFNNETDPLGFNLIDPPEQNTVSLPKQGWTAIRFRASNPGVWLWHCHFDKHYTWGMNTVFIVKNGGTPETSVKGPPAYMPPCKSSALRLQKAGNSISGNTEEE, via the exons ATGTCCATTACTATGATTTTGTG CTTGCAGCTGAAGGAGACAAACCTCACTAGGTTGTGTCTCAACAAGACCGTGATGACGGTGAACGACAGCTTTCCTGGTCCGGTCATCAGCGTCCACAGAGGGGACACTGCTTATGTAAATCTCCACAACCATGCTGATTTTGGGATCACGATTCACTG GCATGGTGTTAAACAGCCGAGGAATCCCTGGTCCGATGGTCCTGTCTACATCACACAGTGCCCGATTGAACCGGGCAAAAACTTTACTTACGAAATTATATTCACTCGAGAGATAGGGACGCTTTGGTGGCATGCCCACAGTGATTGGACTCGGGCGACCGTTCATGGCGCAATCGTTATCTTACCTTCCGAGGGGATGGGCTATCCATTTCCAGAACCGGATGGGGAAGAAGTCGTCGTAATAT CATCATGGCACAAAGTCGACATTGATCCGGACGTTGAAGAAGAGGACACCATAGAGGATATTGCACTGCCCAGTTCTAGTGCTTACACGATTAACGGTCAGCCTGGAGATTTTTGCAATTGCTCAAAAG AATCCACGTACCACTGGTTGGTCGATCCTGGAAAAACATACCTCATCCATCTGGTCAATGGagtcatggatgtggagatGTTCTTCGCAATCGGTCATCACAACCTCACCGTGGTTGGGATGGACGGATCGTATGTAAAACCCTTAGACACAAGCTACGTGATGATAAGCCCGGGACAGACCATGGATATCCTGGTCACGACGAACCAGCCTGCAGGCCGGTACTATATGGCTGCCAGACAGTTCGACACTGAAAGGCCAGACATCCAAGCAGATACTGACCGTCAGAATGCTACTGCTATTCTTCAGTACACAGGCAGCTATCCCAACACCTCGGTGCCTTACTTCCCGGCTGCCCTGCCAACATATGGGGACCTTACTGCGGGTTATAGTTTCAGGAGTCGAATCAGAAGCTTAGCAAGTAAAGAGTACCCTATAGATGTCCCGAAGAACATAACCACTCATATGTACGTTGTTGCTGCGGTGGATTATATCTATCGGACAAATGAATCAGGCACCACTAATGTGACTGCGGCGAGCTTGAACAACGCGTCTTGGTGGAACCCACCTCTCGATATCCTGATGGCTTACTACAG GAACGTAAGTGGGATTTATACCGCTGATTTTCCAGATAAGCCCCCAAACTACTACAACTTCGCGGCTGATGAACTGCCAGATTTAATTACAACCCCGGCGACTAAGGTCAAGGTTCTGGACTACAACGAGGAAGTCGAGATTGTTCTCCAAGGGACTGATGGTATTAAACACTCCACGGATCACCCTATGCATCTGCATGGGTATGCATTTTATGTGGTCGGATATGGTCATGGAAATTTCAACAATGAGACCGACCCTCTGGGCTTCAATCTGATCGATCCCCCGGAGCAGAACACAGTCTCTCTCCCTAAGCAAGGGTGGACTGCAATCAGATTTCGAGCCAGTAATCCCG GAGTTTGGTTGTGGCACTGCCACTTCGATAAGCATTACACCTGGGGAATGAACACGGTGTTCATAGTGAAGAACGGTGGAACACCGGAGACGAGTGTTAAGGGGCCCCCGGCATACATGCCTCCTTGCAAGAGCTCGGCACTCCGACTTCAGAAAGCCGGCAATTCCATTTCAGGCAATacagaagaagaataa
- the LOC116204843 gene encoding DEAD-box ATP-dependent RNA helicase 39-like, producing MGGTGRAVLTLTLSSNLLTLSRLSSTTKRLTNLPTTARLFPPPFRTLCSAPVAAATTTSEPEPSLQPLKHSMLLERLRTRTLKDSSPKTPQPKTRESSRSGNIDPSLEALSSSEKANKKGKGKLVGSFEELGVSEEVMGAVREMGIEVPTEIQCIGIPSVLEGKSLVLGSHTGSGKTLAYLLPLVQLLRRDEVMYGMLMKPRRPRAIVLCPTRELSEQVFRVAKSISHHARFRSTMVSGGGRIRPQEDSLNNPVDLVVGTPGRVLQHIEEGNMVYGDIKYVVLDEADTMFDRGFGPDIRKFLSPLKNRLLKPDAKGFQTVLVTATMTKAVEKLVDEEFQGIVHLRTSSIHKKVATARHDFIKLSGSENKLESLLQVLEPSLAKGNKVMVFCNTLNSSRAVDHFLSENQISTVNYHGEVPAEQRVENLEKFKKEEGDCPTLVCTDLAARGLDLDVDHVIMFDFPLNSIDYLHRTGRTARMGAKGKVTSLVAKKDLLLATRIEEAMRKNESLEALSTDSIHRDIARAKISEQKNSNATKASKVADSKKKVNAKAATASTSRSSNSRAKVATSRPPGKKSVRTKPVKASGLAKPAKTVRVSKVVKSSNGGKSAKLSSPSKVTKLRVVGFRGRNSSSSKRDVGA from the exons ATGGGAGGAACCGGAAGAGCAGTGCTCACACTCACTCTCTCCTCCAACCTTCTCACTCTTTCTCGCCTCTCTTCCACAACCAAGCGCCTCACCAACCTTCCCACGACCGCCCGGCTGTTCCCGCCGCCTTTCAGAACGCTATGCTCCGCCCCAGTAGCCGctgccaccaccacctccgAACCCGAGCCGTCCCTTCAGCCCCTGAAGCACTCGATGCTGCTGGAGAGGCTGAGGACGAGAACCCTCAAGGACTCTTCCCCTAAAACCCCACAGCCCAAAACCCGAGAAAGCAGCAGAAGCGGCAATATCGACCCCTCGCTGGAAGCACTCAGTAGCTCGGAAAAAGCAAACAAGAAGGGGAAGGGGAAGCTTGTGGGGAGCTTCGAGGAGCTCGGGGTGAGCGAAGAGGTGATGGGGGCGGTGAGAGAGATGGGGATTGAGGTCCCTACTGAGATTCAGTGCATTGGCATCCCTTCAGTCCTGGAGGGCAAGAGTTTGGTGTTGGGCTCTCACACTGGCTCTGGCAAAACCTTAGCTTACCTTCTTCCTCTCGTTCAG TTGTTGAGGAGAGATGAGGTAATGTATGGAATGCTCATGAAGCCTAGGAGACCTCGAGCTATTGTGCTCTGCCCCACAAGGGAGCTCTCTGAGCAG GTGTTCCGAGTGGCCAAGTCTATTAGTCATCATGCACGATTCAGATCTACTATGGTTAGTGGTGGAGGTCGAATTAGACCCCAAGAAGATTCACTGAACAATCCTGTGGATTTGGTAGTCGGGACTCCAGGTAGGGTTCTTCAACATATCGAGGAGGGCAACATGGTCTATGGTGATATTAAATATGTG GTATTGGATGAGGCAGACACAATGTTCGATCGTGGGTTTGGACCTGACATTCGCAAATTTCTCAGCCCCCTGAAAAATCGACTATTGAAACCTGATGCCAAGGGATTTCAGACTGTTCTTGTCACTGCGACAATGACAAAG GCTGTGGAGAAGCTAGTCGATGAAGAGTTTCAGGGAATTGTGCATTTGCGAACATCCTCCATACACAAGAAAGTTGCAACTGCTCGTCACGATTTCATCAAACTCTCTGGCTCCGAAAACAAGCTTGAATCGTTGCTACAG GTACTTGAGCCTAGCTTGGCTAAGGGAAATAAGGTTATGGTGTTCTGTAACACTCTGAACTCTAGTCGGGCTGTGGATCACTTCCTCAGTGAGAATCAAATATCGACAGTCAATTACCATGGAGAAGTCCCTGCTGAGCAGAG GGTTGAAAATCTCGAGAAGTTCAAAAAAGAAGAGGGTGATTGCCCAACCTTGGTCTGCACAGACTTGGCTGCTCGAGGACTGGACTTGGATGTTGATCATGTTATCATGTTCGATTTTCCCCTTAACTCT ATTGACTACCTCCATCGAACTGGAAGAACAGCTCGAATGGGCGCTAAAG GGAAAGTAACAAGCTTAGTTGCAAAGAAGGACCTCCTACTGGCCACTCGAATTGAAGAGGCAATGAGGAAGAACGAGAGCCTAGAAGCTCTAAGCACAGACAGCATCCACCGAGACATAGCTAGGGCAAAGATAAGCGAGCAGAAGAATTCAAATGCTACAAAGGCGAGCAAAGTTGCAGATTCAAAAAAGAAGGTCAATGCCAAAGCAGCAACAGCATCAACATCAAGATCTTCTAATTCTCGTGCCAAGGTGGCAACCTCGAGACCCCCTGGAAAAAAATCAGTGCGCACAAAACCTGTAAAAGCATCAGGACTTGCTAAACCTGCGAAGACTGTTAGGGTCTCAAAGGTTGTCAAGTCTAGTAATGGTGGGAAATCTGCCAAATTGTCTTCCCCGAGCAAAGTTACTAAACTGCGTGTTGTAGGGTTTAGGGGCCGGAACTCTTCGTCTAGCAAGAGGGATGTTGGTGCTTAG
- the LOC116204844 gene encoding DEAD-box ATP-dependent RNA helicase 39-like: MRGGAGRALLRSLSFSSKSFPSTNPSTPTNGRPLQRFRHLAAAATKRPPPPPVQDQEHRSPESRIKRDSMILEMFKLRQLKSSGKDSKRGAEDAPEAEANTGAGHTKVVSCFEELGLSEEVVGAIAEMGVVVPSEVQCVGIPVVLEGKSLVLLGPSESGRTWAYLLPLVQRLRKDRASFGLKRESPRAIVLCPSEELCDQVFCAAKLISSRTQLKTVAEVGPVGESGRKDESSAVPIGMLVGTPEEILQQIDDEDFTLTDIRYIVLDDADIILDSDYFPKILKIFNLLKNRTAEDPSFQTILVASISEKMLGEELLKRIEQKESGKVTAMILEMDLAEVSGLFESPDALRKRVTTAVRSLA; the protein is encoded by the exons ATGAGAGGAGGAGCAGGCAGAGCGCTTTTGAGATCACTCAGCTTCAGCTCCAAATCCTTCCCTTCGACCAATCCGTCAACCCCAACCAATGGAAGGCCCCTGCAGAGGTTCAGGCATCTCGCGGCTGCAGCGACAAAGAgaccacctcctcctcctgttCAGGATCAAGAACACCGATCCCCGGAATCAAGAATCAAGAGGGACTCCATGATTCTCGAGATGTTCAAGCTCAGACAGCTCAAGAGTTCCGGGAAGGACAGCAAAAGGGGAGCTGAGGATGCTCCTGAGGCTGAGGCTAACACTGGAGCAGGGCACACAAAGGTCGTGTCTTGTTTCGAGGAGCTGGGGCTCAGCGAGGAGGTGGTCGGGGCAATCGCAGAAATGGGCGTCGTCGTTCCCAGTGAGGTCCAGTGTGTCGGGATCCCTGTGGTTTTGGAGGGTAAAAGTTTGGTCTTGCTTGGTCCTTCTGAGTCGGGCAGGACTTGGGCTTACTTATTGCCTCTGGTTCAG CGGCTGAGGAAAGACAGGGCTTCCTTTGGCCTCAAGCGGGAGTCTCCGAGAGCAATCGtgttgtgcccctcggaggagCTATGCGATCAG GTGTTTTGTGCAGCAAAACTTATTAGTAGCCGCACACAGTTAAAGACAGTTGCTGAAGTTGGTCCTGTGGGGGAATCAGGACGTAAAGATGAGTCATCAGCTGTCCCAATTGGCATGTTAGTTGGAACACCGGAAGAAATTCTTCAGCAGATCGACGATGAGGATTTCACTCTTACCGATATCAGATACATT GTTTTGGACGATGCAGATATCATACTAGACAGCGATTATTTCCCGAAAATACTCAAGATTTTCAACTTGTTGAAGAACCGCACTGCAGAAGATCCCTCCTTCCAGACCATATTGGTAGCCTCTATTAGTGAGAAG ATGCTAGGAGAGGAACTCTTGAAACGTATCGAGCAGAAAGAATCAGGAAAAGTGACTGCTATGATATTGGAGATGGACCTAGCCGAGGTGTCTGGCCTCTTCGAGTCTCCAGATGCTTTAAGGAAGAGAGTCACCACGGCCGTGAGATCCCTGGCCTGA